The following are encoded in a window of Alistipes sp. ZOR0009 genomic DNA:
- a CDS encoding OmpA family protein, whose protein sequence is MTKLIMAICIAMLAANAMAQENGNRGENNKIVTGPYETNRFFDNWFIGAGGGVNLYHGENDSYGSFSKRLAPAVDFSIGKWITPSVGVRMQYSGMEAKGWINYKSQYAKDADGSMFNEKFGVMNLHADVMWNISNAFSGYKETRTWNFIPYVGWGWARSYGNSTHNNELAATAGLLNNIRLGKVVDLTLEAKHMFVNQSFDGVVRGSKEEGMSSVTVGLTFKLGKSSFKRAAQPDYAPFNSRIKELEGNNATLDNKNKQLAADLEAAKKRKPEIVNVASEAKVTASPVVLFFAIGKATLDSKELTNLEFYVKNAIKADKEKVFTLIGSADKGTGSKERNQALSEQRMQYVYDLLVNKYGVSQDRLIKKAEGDTNNRFAEPELNRAVIID, encoded by the coding sequence ATCACAAAATTGATTATGGCAATTTGCATAGCGATGCTAGCTGCAAATGCGATGGCCCAAGAAAACGGCAACAGAGGTGAAAACAACAAGATAGTAACAGGGCCTTACGAGACAAACAGATTCTTCGACAACTGGTTTATTGGCGCAGGTGGTGGTGTAAACCTTTATCATGGAGAAAACGACAGCTACGGTTCGTTCAGCAAACGTTTAGCTCCAGCTGTAGACTTTTCGATAGGCAAATGGATTACCCCTAGCGTTGGAGTACGTATGCAATACTCTGGCATGGAAGCCAAAGGTTGGATTAACTACAAAAGTCAATACGCTAAAGATGCAGATGGAAGCATGTTTAACGAGAAGTTTGGCGTGATGAACCTACATGCCGATGTTATGTGGAACATCTCCAACGCATTTAGCGGCTATAAGGAAACCCGCACATGGAACTTTATTCCTTATGTTGGATGGGGATGGGCACGCTCGTACGGTAACAGCACCCATAATAACGAGCTAGCTGCTACTGCTGGTTTACTCAACAATATTCGTTTAGGCAAGGTGGTAGACCTTACCCTAGAGGCTAAGCACATGTTCGTAAACCAATCGTTCGATGGTGTTGTAAGAGGAAGTAAAGAGGAAGGAATGTCGTCGGTTACCGTTGGACTAACCTTTAAGCTAGGAAAGAGCAGTTTTAAGCGTGCCGCACAGCCAGACTACGCTCCATTCAACAGCCGCATTAAGGAGCTAGAGGGCAACAATGCAACCTTAGACAACAAAAACAAGCAGCTTGCAGCAGACCTAGAGGCTGCCAAAAAGCGCAAACCAGAAATCGTAAATGTAGCTTCAGAGGCAAAGGTTACAGCATCTCCAGTTGTTCTCTTCTTCGCCATCGGTAAGGCTACGCTCGATAGCAAAGAGCTTACCAACCTCGAATTCTACGTAAAGAACGCCATAAAGGCAGATAAAGAAAAGGTATTTACGCTTATCGGCTCGGCCGACAAGGGTACAGGAAGCAAAGAAAGAAACCAAGCCCTAAGTGAACAGCGCATGCAGTATGTTTACGACCTTCTGGTAAATAAATACGGAGTTTCTCAAGATCGCTTAATTAAAAAGGCAGAAGGAGACACAAACAACCGCTTTGCTGAACCTGAGCTAAATCGTGCAGTAATTATTGACTAG
- the fabD gene encoding ACP S-malonyltransferase, translating to MKAYVFPGQGAQFVGMGKDLYENVPQAKELFEKANEILGFRITDLMFAGTDEDLKQTKVTQPAIFLHSVILAKSLGDEFKPEMVAGHSLGEFSALVAAGALSFEDGLRLVAARANAMQKACEQNPSTMAAVLGLDDAKVEEICASIDGVVVAANYNCPGQLVISGANEAIDAACEALKAAGAKRALKLPVGGAFHSPLMEPARVELEAAIEATQINAPVCPVYQNVDAKPYTDPAQIKKNLVAQLTGAVRWTQTVQNMVADGVSSFTELGPGKVLQGLVNKIAKDIPAESKQSL from the coding sequence ATGAAAGCATATGTATTTCCTGGGCAAGGTGCTCAGTTTGTTGGAATGGGGAAGGATTTGTACGAGAACGTACCCCAAGCAAAAGAGCTTTTCGAAAAGGCTAACGAGATTTTAGGCTTCCGCATTACTGACTTAATGTTTGCAGGCACCGACGAGGATTTAAAGCAGACTAAGGTTACTCAGCCTGCCATCTTCCTACACTCAGTTATTCTTGCTAAGTCGTTGGGCGATGAATTTAAGCCAGAAATGGTTGCTGGCCACTCTTTAGGAGAATTTTCGGCACTTGTAGCTGCAGGTGCGCTTAGCTTCGAGGATGGTTTGCGTTTGGTTGCTGCACGTGCTAACGCCATGCAGAAAGCCTGCGAGCAAAACCCATCAACAATGGCGGCTGTTCTTGGTTTGGATGATGCAAAGGTTGAAGAGATTTGTGCCTCTATAGATGGTGTTGTAGTTGCTGCCAACTATAACTGCCCTGGTCAGCTGGTAATATCTGGTGCTAACGAGGCCATCGACGCTGCCTGCGAAGCGCTAAAGGCTGCTGGTGCAAAGCGTGCCTTAAAGTTGCCTGTTGGTGGTGCATTCCACTCGCCGCTAATGGAACCTGCTCGCGTTGAACTGGAGGCTGCAATCGAAGCAACCCAAATTAATGCTCCGGTTTGCCCTGTTTACCAGAATGTAGACGCTAAGCCTTATACCGACCCTGCTCAAATTAAGAAGAACCTAGTAGCGCAGCTAACGGGTGCTGTACGTTGGACACAAACCGTACAAAATATGGTGGCCGACGGTGTTAGCTCGTTTACGGAGCTTGGCCCTGGTAAGGTGCTTCAAGGCTTGGTTAATAAGATTGCCAAGGATATTCCTGCCGAAAGCAAGCAATCGCTATAG
- a CDS encoding RDD family protein, which translates to MENLHIVNSQNVNVEMVKASVGERMLAAIIDYAIIGCYSLIIFAVAYNFEVLMYLFFLPVLFYSLLLEAFWNGQTVGKHILNIRVTKEDGSAPSFFDYVLRWVFKLIDISATMGSLATILIAATSKGQRIGDMAASTVVIKNRKEVSIQSLRYLNLEQHVVVYPQAELLSEEDIDLVQRVLSFYSNSGYSDKARDYVVDTTKHIHKKMGVEWPKSTIKFLHTVLKDYNALKS; encoded by the coding sequence AAACCTACACATCGTAAACTCACAGAATGTAAATGTAGAAATGGTAAAGGCAAGCGTTGGCGAGCGCATGCTGGCGGCTATAATCGACTATGCAATTATAGGGTGCTACTCGCTTATTATCTTTGCTGTAGCATATAATTTTGAAGTGCTAATGTACCTATTCTTCCTTCCAGTGCTGTTTTACTCGCTATTGCTCGAAGCTTTTTGGAACGGGCAAACTGTTGGTAAGCATATTCTGAATATTCGTGTCACCAAGGAGGATGGGAGTGCGCCTTCCTTTTTCGACTACGTGCTACGTTGGGTTTTTAAGCTGATAGATATAAGCGCTACGATGGGGAGCTTGGCAACTATTCTGATTGCAGCAACGTCTAAAGGGCAGCGTATTGGCGATATGGCCGCATCAACGGTGGTTATTAAAAATCGCAAGGAGGTATCTATCCAAAGCTTGCGCTACCTTAATCTGGAACAGCATGTGGTGGTTTATCCTCAAGCCGAGTTGCTGAGCGAGGAGGATATTGACTTGGTGCAGCGCGTATTAAGCTTCTACTCCAACAGCGGTTATTCCGATAAGGCGAGGGATTACGTGGTGGATACCACCAAGCATATTCATAAAAAAATGGGGGTAGAATGGCCTAAGTCTACCATCAAGTTCCTACATACAGTGTTAAAGGACTACAATGCGCTAAAATCGTAG